One genomic window of candidate division KSB1 bacterium includes the following:
- a CDS encoding TrkH family potassium uptake protein — protein MDIKAVLRVLGALLIFVGASLIFPIAISLYYKDGDFSALLVSFLITITAGGLLWKFTPRDRELKTREGFAVVTFGWIFLAVFGALPYLLTDFEISFTDAFFETMSGFTTTGATILTDVEALPHGVLFWRSLTHWLGGMGIIVMSLAILPMLGIGGMQLFKAEVPGPSVDKLQPRIQDTAKILWGVYFLLTFIETVLLKLGGMSVFDSLCHTFGTMATGGFSTKNAGIGFYQSAYIEYVITIFMILAGTNFALHYRVLKGRFRSYADNSEFRFYLGVILFVTSFVFLDLLLRGLYGFSGAFQKAIFQVTSLITTTGYHSADYEAWPVSSQLILITVMFFGGCAGSTGGGIKIVRIYLIIKYGFMQFKKLIHPHAVIPIRMGHKPVPAEAISDILGYVLLYFSILVVASILMSLMGLDLVTSVSTVISSLSNIGPGVGTIGPTENFAHIPGAGKWLLSFLMLVGRLEIYTVLVIFTRNFWIK, from the coding sequence ATGGATATTAAAGCGGTTCTTCGAGTTCTCGGAGCACTTCTAATTTTTGTGGGCGCTTCCCTGATTTTCCCGATAGCAATTTCACTATATTACAAAGATGGCGATTTTTCCGCTTTACTGGTTTCTTTTTTGATTACCATTACTGCCGGCGGTTTACTCTGGAAATTCACACCGCGTGACCGGGAGTTAAAAACCAGGGAAGGATTTGCAGTCGTTACTTTTGGCTGGATATTTTTGGCTGTATTTGGGGCGCTGCCTTATCTTCTCACCGATTTTGAGATATCCTTCACGGACGCTTTTTTTGAAACCATGTCCGGATTCACGACAACCGGGGCGACAATTCTGACCGACGTAGAGGCCCTGCCACACGGTGTCTTGTTTTGGCGCAGCTTGACCCATTGGCTTGGCGGAATGGGAATTATCGTGATGTCGTTAGCGATATTGCCAATGTTGGGTATCGGAGGGATGCAATTATTTAAAGCGGAAGTCCCCGGCCCATCTGTGGATAAATTGCAACCCAGAATTCAGGATACTGCAAAAATTCTGTGGGGGGTTTATTTCCTCCTGACTTTCATTGAAACTGTTCTTCTAAAATTAGGCGGAATGAGTGTTTTCGACTCCCTGTGTCATACCTTTGGTACAATGGCAACCGGCGGTTTCTCTACTAAAAATGCCGGAATAGGGTTTTATCAAAGCGCATATATTGAATACGTTATTACTATTTTTATGATTTTAGCCGGTACCAACTTTGCTCTACATTATAGAGTTCTCAAAGGCCGGTTTAGGAGCTATGCAGATAATAGTGAATTTCGGTTTTATTTAGGAGTCATACTATTCGTAACTAGTTTCGTATTTCTTGATCTTTTACTCCGAGGACTTTACGGTTTCTCGGGTGCTTTTCAAAAAGCTATTTTTCAAGTGACGTCTTTAATCACGACCACCGGCTATCATTCAGCTGACTATGAGGCCTGGCCGGTTTCTAGCCAATTGATTTTAATCACCGTGATGTTTTTTGGTGGCTGCGCCGGATCGACTGGCGGCGGCATTAAAATAGTGCGAATTTATTTAATAATTAAATATGGATTTATGCAGTTTAAGAAACTAATTCACCCACACGCTGTAATCCCAATAAGAATGGGGCACAAACCTGTGCCAGCGGAAGCAATAAGCGATATATTGGGATACGTATTGCTTTATTTTAGTATTTTGGTCGTTGCATCTATTTTAATGAGCCTAATGGGATTAGATTTAGTCACTTCCGTCAGCACGGTGATTTCTTCCCTGAGTAACATTGGGCCCGGTGTTGGAACCATTGGCCCGACGGAAAATTTTGCTCACATACCTGGCGCAGGAAAATGGCTTCTCAGCTTTTTGATGCTTGTCGGGCGTCTTGAAATTTACACGGTTCTGGTAATCTTCACTCGTAACTTTTGGATAAAATAG